Proteins co-encoded in one Alphaproteobacteria bacterium genomic window:
- a CDS encoding disulfide bond formation protein B — protein sequence MFRTIVAPLKCPYFVLVALFMTSVAALMTAFYAEYIGGLKPCILCIYERYPYGLVAGISLIGLFHKRYLSIYILFCALSYLVNVGISVYHVGVEHHIFSLSAACGGFPSGNAETLEELRAQIMATPVVRCDIVPWRLFGFSMAEYNLVGCFAFSSFSFIYSWLLYKGKIKNV from the coding sequence ATGTTTCGTACGATTGTTGCTCCCTTAAAATGCCCATACTTTGTTTTGGTAGCACTATTTATGACTTCCGTCGCCGCCCTAATGACGGCTTTTTACGCGGAATATATAGGGGGGCTTAAGCCCTGTATATTATGCATTTACGAACGGTACCCCTATGGCCTGGTAGCTGGCATAAGCTTGATTGGACTTTTCCACAAGCGCTATTTATCTATTTATATCTTGTTTTGTGCACTCAGTTACCTAGTAAATGTTGGCATTTCAGTTTATCACGTGGGTGTCGAACATCACATTTTTTCCCTAAGTGCTGCTTGTGGAGGATTTCCCTCAGGAAATGCAGAAACCCTTGAGGAACTTCGAGCCCAGATTATGGCTACACCTGTTGTTCGCTGTGATATTGTGCCTTGGAGACTATTTGGTTTCTCCATGGCCGAATACAACTTGGTAGGATGTTTCGCCTTCTCGTCTTTTTCTTTTATTTACAGTTGGTTACTTTACAAGGGGAAGATTAAAAATGTCTGA
- a CDS encoding demethoxyubiquinone hydroxylase family protein, whose amino-acid sequence MSDNPPSKNIRRMIRVNQAGEYGAKRIYEGQLSVLKNTPTAPIIQHMADQEEEHLRLFSDMMIKRQVRPTILSPFWHVGGFLLGAISARISTEAAMACTVAVEETIDNHYQNQLKELKHAPNEKVLQKAISKCHEEELEHRDTGLEHKAESMFGYRPFTAGVKCITKLAIKLSERI is encoded by the coding sequence ATGTCTGATAATCCTCCTTCAAAAAACATTCGACGGATGATCCGGGTTAATCAAGCAGGAGAATATGGTGCTAAACGAATTTATGAAGGCCAGCTTTCCGTGCTAAAAAACACTCCTACAGCGCCAATTATACAACATATGGCGGACCAGGAAGAAGAACATTTAAGACTCTTTAGTGACATGATGATAAAGCGCCAAGTCCGCCCCACAATCCTATCTCCTTTTTGGCATGTAGGAGGCTTTCTTTTGGGAGCTATTTCTGCACGAATCAGTACTGAAGCAGCTATGGCATGCACAGTGGCTGTAGAAGAAACCATTGACAATCATTATCAGAATCAACTTAAAGAGTTGAAACATGCCCCAAATGAAAAAGTCCTCCAAAAAGCAATCAGCAAGTGCCATGAAGAAGAACTGGAACACAGAGATACAGGCCTAGAACACAAAGCAGAATCCATGTTTGGTTATCGCCCCTTTACAGCTGGCGTTAAATGCATCACGAAACTTGCTATCAAACTTTCCGAACGAATTTGA
- a CDS encoding MFS transporter, giving the protein MILLAQLEKKLSTYIHKPIAFMSAAFILFVFEVSFFTSTTSFNLDIHSHGFQDADVGIISLLYTTGYLLACIYFPRLIDRFSSVTLMRIAVGILIFFYLIIDYLETAWLVFPIRTIWGSLTGFLFTCTIVILSELIKPKYKSTIIAILTSFVALGSALGAFLVDLTGVISLAPHLVAAMCLFLALPFFKNLYPIVSKASSVKSKNPFTTILILPVILFISLGLGVGKGTLTSFLSIYGLVAFSLSVKEAALLLSFSSMGGVFLPPLFGVLGDKMGHLKIIIFLSILAVICLGSLLIPTGIGHLYWSVFFILGGILPGIYSLSLAIITTTQSREIIPDAVAGFSFIGKIGALSGVAVTGIIMTEYGNIAFLYSLLVGSLLIAISATYAHARKKF; this is encoded by the coding sequence ATGATCTTACTTGCACAACTAGAAAAGAAGCTATCTACCTACATACACAAGCCCATTGCATTTATGTCAGCTGCCTTCATTCTGTTTGTCTTCGAGGTCTCTTTTTTTACTTCAACAACTTCTTTCAATTTGGACATTCATAGTCATGGCTTTCAAGATGCGGATGTTGGAATTATTTCTCTCCTATACACTACAGGATACCTGCTAGCCTGTATTTATTTCCCAAGACTAATTGATCGCTTCTCATCCGTAACTCTTATGCGCATTGCAGTGGGAATACTCATATTCTTTTATCTCATCATCGACTATCTGGAAACAGCTTGGCTGGTTTTTCCCATTAGAACCATCTGGGGAAGCCTTACGGGATTCCTGTTTACATGTACAATTGTTATCTTATCAGAGCTTATTAAGCCAAAATACAAATCTACAATTATTGCGATTTTAACCTCTTTCGTTGCCCTAGGAAGCGCTTTAGGAGCCTTCTTAGTTGACTTGACTGGAGTTATCAGTCTGGCACCTCATCTCGTAGCTGCCATGTGTCTATTTCTTGCACTTCCTTTTTTCAAAAATTTATATCCCATCGTCAGTAAAGCCTCTTCAGTAAAATCAAAAAATCCCTTTACAACTATTTTGATTTTACCTGTTATTTTATTTATTTCCTTGGGATTAGGTGTCGGAAAAGGGACTCTTACGAGCTTCCTTTCTATATACGGCCTTGTTGCTTTTTCTCTATCGGTCAAAGAGGCCGCACTTCTCTTATCTTTTTCAAGCATGGGTGGTGTTTTTCTGCCACCACTCTTTGGGGTTTTAGGTGATAAAATGGGGCATTTAAAAATAATCATTTTTCTAAGTATCTTAGCCGTAATATGCCTCGGCAGTTTGTTGATTCCTACAGGAATAGGCCATCTATACTGGAGCGTTTTCTTTATACTGGGTGGTATTCTCCCTGGCATCTATTCCCTGTCACTTGCCATTATCACGACAACCCAATCTAGAGAAATCATCCCTGACGCTGTTGCAGGGTTTAGCTTTATAGGAAAGATTGGTGCTCTATCAGGTGTGGCTGTAACCGGTATCATAATGACTGAATACGGTAATATTGCCTTTCTCTATTCCCTTCTTGTCGGATCTCTCTTAATTGCAATTTCTGCCACCTATGCCCATGCTAGGAAAAAATTCTAA